GCATAGATAAATGTGAACGAAGCCGTTGCGACGATGCCGGGAACGAGCACCGGCAGCACGACGTACAGCACGGATTGAAACCGGGTACACCCGTCTACCATGGCCGCTTCTTCCAACTGTTCGGGCACGTTGGAAATAAAGCTGCTCATGAGAATCGAATTGAACGGGAGCTGGAGCGTCGTATACGTTAAGATGAGCGAGAAGTAATTGCCGATCAACCCTGCGTTCTTCAGCATGATAAACAGCGGAATCAGCAGCATCGCCGCAGGCACGAACTGCGTGCATAACAGCAGGAGCATAAACCCGGACTTCCCTCGGAACGAGAACCGGCTGATCGCATACCCGGTGAAAATCGAGATGATTAATACGAAGACGACCGTGACTCCCGCTACGAGCAAGCTGTTCTGGAAGTATGTCGCGAACCCGACATTTTTCCATGCGAACGCGAAGTTTTCGAACGTCAGAGGCGAAGGCCAGTACGCTAATGGCCGTTTTAGAATATCCCCCTCCCTCTTCAAGGCGGTCGCGAGCGTCCAGTATAACGGGAGCAGGATGAACGCCATAAATACAATCAGGGGCACGTACAACGTCAGGAACCGATCCGCCCTACGCTTGATGTACAACATGTCAGGACTCCTTTCCGAACCGGGAAGCGCATAGATACGTAATCGAGAAAAGCATGAGCAGGAAGAAGGAAATGACGGTGAGCGCCGAGCCGTATCCGAAATCCCCGCCCTTGACGGCAAGCTCCACGACATACATGGTCAACGTCGTTGTCGCGTGCGCCGGACCGCCGCCAGTCATGTTAAAGATGAGATCAACGTTATTGAATTCCCATGCCGTTCGGAGCAACGTCGTCAGTACGATCGCATTCTTCAGGTACGGAAGCGTAACGTAATAGAACATCTTGAGCCGGTTCGCTCCGTCTACTCGGCTCGCTTCGTACAATTCATTCGGGATCGCTTGGAGTGCGGCAAGGAACGTGATGGCGAAGAACGGCAGCCCTCTCCAAAGCTCTGCAACGACTACGGCCTTAAACACGGTGGATAAATTCGCCGTCCACGCGACGGGCTGTTCGATCCAACCGAATTTCAGAAACAAGTCGTTAATCAGCCCCATGTGCTCATTGAACATAACCGACCAAATCAGCGACGTAATGACGCCGGAGATCGCCCAAGGGACGAACGCAAGGGATCGAAACAGCCCTCTGAATCGAAACGTCTGATTCAATAGGAGCGCCAGCATCAGACCTAACACGCACTGCAAGGCTACTTGGCTGAACACCCACTTCAAGCTGATGCCCAAGCTCTTGAAGAACAAGGGGTCTTCCATCAACGCTTTCTTAAAGTTCGCGAGACCGGCGAAACCGTTGTAATAAGGCGCGTTAATGTTGTAGTTTTGGAAGCTGAAGTAAAACAAATTGCCGATCGGATAAATGAGAAACGTTGTTAAAAACAAAAGACAAGGAATGATGAACAAGTACGGTACGACAGCCTTGTTCAACCCGGCTTTGCGAGAAGCGGCTCGCTCCGAACTCGTTGAAATGTTGCGCTCTTTCATTTCACTGACCTCCCTTGGAACTGATCTCATCATATCGGAAGGAGGTCTTCAGTTGAATGTAATCGCTTTATCGTTCTGTTTGAATTCTTTTCGTCCTGCAAAAGAAAAAGAAAGACGCATGCGACTATGCGTCTTTCCGTGCGGCGGCGTTGCGGTATTCTGTCGGGGAATACCCTGTATACTTCTTAAACACAACGCTAAAATATTGCGGATTCGGGTATCCCACCTGCTGGGCGACTTCGTACGATTTCAATTCTCCCTTGCGAATGAGTTGGATGGCCTTCTTCATCCGGACCTCCAATAAATAATCCGAGAAGTTGATATCCCTCTCCCGCTTGAATATGATGCTCAGGTAAGTCGGGTTGACATGGACGGCTCCCGCAACTTCCTGCAAGTATAAGTTTTCGTTCGAAAAATGTTGATCGATATACTCCATCGCCTTCAGGACGATTCCCTTCGTTTGCGAATCTCTCACCTTCATCGCGTCTCGGGTGATGGCTTCGATGAAGGAGCGAAGATAGCGGAAGATGTCCGATACGGTCTCAAGTTCCTGAAGCTCCTTACATACGGTGTAGAAATCCTTGTGGCTTTCGCCCTCTTCATCCCATTCCTGCATCCCTTGAAAGACCACGACGGCGATTTCCACCGCCAGAAGATGCACCTGGGACCACTCCAGCTGCGCTTCGAACAGCTTCCGCTCCAATTGGCTCAAGACTCCCAGGGAGTCCTCCGACAGTCCGAGCTTTACCTTGGCGTACAACTCCTTCTTCAGCCCCGCCAGCTGCAGTTCGTTCATATCCGCGAACAACCCTGTATCGTGGACGGTAATAATTTGACTCGTTCCGGCGTAATGGCGATAGGCCAACGAAGAGCGGGCTTCTTGATACGATTTCGGCAGCTTCTCGTGGCCCTCGTACGCCCCGCCCATGCCGATGGTGACCGTCGTCTTCACGTACCGTTTGATTTGAACCAATAGCTCTTCCGCGAACACGTACGCGTTTTCGAACAACCGCTTCGGGTCGTTATCTCCTGTCACGATCGCAGCGATCTCATCGTCCTCGCAATCGAAGGTCAGTCCCAGCTCCCCTAGAAGCTCCCGGGCGATATTGTGCACACAATATTTAATAATTTCCTTCTCCGAATACCTCTTTAGAAGCTCCGGACTAGTCAGCCCGTCGATCTTGATCACCATGACGTGGAAGACGGTCTTATCCAACGGCAATCCAAGGAACTTAATCTCCGAGTGAAAATTCGGCCCCGGCGCGGCCGTCACCAGCTTCTGCAAAAAACGTTGACGAAGAAGCGGCATTCCCTCTTGCACTTGCCGGGTGTACGTCCGTTCCTGTTCGATTTGTGCGCCGAGCTCGATTACTTTCTGAAGCAGGGCCATGTTATGGATCGGCTTAATTAAGTACTCCGAGGCTCTCATCTCGATGGCCCTCTTCGCGTACTCGTATTCTTGGTACCCGGTCAGCAGGATGAGCTTCACCCACGGGTACATTTCGTTCATTCGTTCGGCCAGCTCTAGTCCGTCCATGAACGGCATCCGGATGTCCGAGATGACGATGTCCGGCGTCTGCAGCTTCATCAGCTCCAAGGCCTCTTCCCCGTCGCCGGCCGCACCGACCAATTCGAAGCCGTGCTGCGGCCAGTCGATCCCCTCGCTCAATCCCTTGCGAATAATGACGTCGTCGTCAACGATGAGGATCTTCATTTGTCGTCAACCTCCTGTTTTTGAAGCTTCGGGAGCTTCACCGTAACGACGGTGCCTTCTCCGTACACGCTTTCGATCCCGATGCCGTACGCAGCGCCGAAGTAGCTTTGAATCCGAGCTTGAACGTTATACAGCCCAAACCCTTTGCTATGATCCTGATCAAGCCGCCCCCGAAGCGTAGCTTGGATCGACCGAAGCCGCTCCTCCTGGATTCCCTTGCCGTTGTCCGCGATTCGGAAAATCATGTGTTCGCCTTGCAGCGTCCCCGTCACCGTGATATCCGACAACCCTCGCTTTTGTTTGGCGCCATGATAAATCGCGTTCTCTACTAAAGGCTGCAACAGCAGCTTCAACATGACATACTGATTCAATTCCGGGTCGACCTCGACGCTGTAGCGCATCGTGTCGCTATACCGCTGACCTACGATGTACAAGTAATGTTGAACGAGCTCGACCTCTTCCTGGACGCCGATCGTCTCTTTGCCGTTGCTAAGTCCTAGGCGATAAAAGGTCGATAACGATTCGACCATCGTCATCGCTTCCGACTTGCGGTCCATCGCAATTAATTGATTTAAGGAATGAAGCGTATTATATAGAAAATGGGGCTTGATTTGTTCATTTAATACAGCCAATTCAGCCTTTCTCTTCTGTTCTTGCTCAAGACGTATGTCGTGTAACAGCAATTGGACTCTCTGAATGAGGCTGCCGATTCCCCGGTTCAAAATTCCGATTTCATTGTTCGTTCGTACGTCGAATATCGTGTCCAGCTTTCCGCTTTCGACCTGTTTGACCTTCGCCGTCAGCGTGGAGATCGGTCGCGTCACCGTACGAAGCAGGATATGCGACATGGCCGCCGCGGCGGCGATCACGACGACCATCATGCCGATCGTGAGATATTTAATATAATTAATTTTTTCCAGAATATCGTTCTCGGGAAAAATCGCCGCGAGCCGCCAACCGTTGATCGGGAGGGTATCGTAAATGACCACGGTTCGCTCCCCGCCCGGTTTCGTAAATCGGAACGTCCCGGATGCCGCTTCCCGATTCATCAAGTGGCTTCGAACCTTGTCATCCGGTATGTAAATATCGTCTACGTCTTTAAACATCATCATGCCATCCGAACTCGCCAAAGCTAAGTAGCCATTCTCACTAATCTCTACGAGACTAAGGATCTCACTGAAGAACGCTTCCTTCAGATGGAATAATATGATCCCTTTCGCCTGCGAGGTTTCCGACCCGAACAAGCTGAACACGCTTACGACTTTCTCCTTCTCACCGCCTACATATCGAAAAATGCCGTCCTCGTGTAAATTTTGCCAATGGTAGTCGGCGTTGTCGTTCCGGTAGCGACTTGAATACTCCTCATAAGAAAAGTTCACGTCGGTCAGCAAGTAGTTCACTTTGGTATACGACGCTTTCCCGTCGTTAAAATTCATATAGATGGAGTCGATCATCGAGTAATGCGTCTGATGGATCCGCTCGAATTGATTCGCGACGGCAAGGTACCGGTTGGAATCCAATCCTTCGGTCGAATCTAAACTTGTCACCATTGCGCCGATGCCGGAGCCGTTCACGACAGCGACCAACTCCCCAAAGACGACCAGCAATTGTTCGTTCATATGGCTCTTGGTTTGCACCACAAGATCCGTAATATTTCGGTATGCGTTCTCTTCGATTTGCCGAACGGCCAAGAGATAGGAAGAGGACCCGCTAACGATCACGAATACAACGATCATCGGAAAAAACAAAAGCATGATCGTATGTTTCAGAGAGAAGAACTTCGGCACTTTCATCTAAGGTGTTCCTCCCCAAAGTTTCTATCTATTATAACGTTAGACGGGGCAAATAAGGGGGCACAAACCTCGTTTCCAGCAAAACGCTAAAAATACAAAAATAAAACCTAAAGAGATAAAACGTTCGGTTCGCATTTTTGGCTGAAGGATGATTATGGCATTAAAAACCCTTAATGAAAAAAGTTCAACCAGCAATAGCTGGCTGAACTCTCCTCTTCATGCTATCCCTCGTAATTTAATAACTTACAGGCTATCTTACCTTCATAGCGGGGCGGCAGTATATCATTCGCGTTCCCAAAGGAGATTGCGCAATCTTCGATCGATTAGCCACAGCGCCCCCCAAGCAAGTATGGCGACATATACTGGAAACAGCATATGAGACCACAACGGATTATCCACCCTTAGATGTGCAGCCACTGCGCCTCCCAAGTAGCCCGTGAGCAACAACGCCCCCAGGAACCGCGTTCGCGGCAAAACATATATGATGGTGCAGAGCAAACCTAGAACTCCCATTACTGCAATGTGGTTCTCGGCAAATCCGAGCGCCAGCGTGCCTTCGATCACTGGCTCCGGCTTGGCGATTTTCCCGATCGCATCGAACAGCATGAACAGAACGACGATTCCGCCCATGGCACGCGCTGTCCACAGACGCCCCTTAGAAATGCCGTTTGCGATTGTTATCCCTGTGTTCGTCTTCGTCTCGATCTTCAAGACCGTCATCCCCCTATTCTAAAATTCCTCCGTATATTTTTGAAATTATCCAAAATCGCCTGCCATCCCCATACTGCCGTCTTTCGCTTCCAGCCGGATCGGAAACTTACCTCCAACCCGCAGATCGTTTACCGCATTCGGGGCGTGCCACGTTTCCGAGGCTTGATTCCACTTCGTGATGTGTTCCGGCTCATTCCAGTGCCTCCATACCTTCTCTACCGGCGCTTGAATGACGGCTTGCACGGTAATTTTCGTCGGTTGACTCGTTTCCATCGGAAAAGCATCCTCTCTTGTTTTTGTTCTCACTTATATAGACGAAACCAACCGGCGGAATTCATCGGTCCTATATATTCCTAAGATGTGAATCCCCTAGGGACCCGCGGCAAAAAAAAGAGTCGCGCCACATTGTGGGCAACTCTTTCTTCGAGAGATACGGTTTACATCTCCGTGTAGACCTGGAAGGTCACGCCGAATTTGTCCGTGACGTCGCCGAATCCCGGGCTGAAAGACTCCTCCTGAAACGGCAAATTGACGTGACCTTCTTGCCGCAAAGCATCGAAGATCCGCTTCGACTTCTCTACGTCGTTCGTCGTAATGCAGATCGTCACCCGTTTCCCGGTTTCGATCGGCGAACCCCAAGGCGCATCCGAAAACATCAGCTCCGATTCGCCCACTCTCAGCTTCGAATGCGCCACAAGACTTTTCAGCTCGTCCGTAAACGTATCGGGCATGTTCGGCATGTCCCCGTATGTCGCAAGGGAAACAATCTCGGCACCAATGGTTTGCTCGTAAAACTGAATGGCTTCCTTCGCGCGTCCCTCCAAATTGATGTAAGGGGTAAGTTTCATCGTCATCGTTGGTTCCTCCTAGAGTTTGGTATGAATCCGATTGGCGTACATAACTATAGACGTTCGAGCCGCCGTAAATTCATCGGTACGTTGCAAACTCCGGAGTCAAGATTAGTCGTTCGGATATGCCGTGATACAAATATCCTCTCCGACCAGCCGGGTACTGTGGATCGTAACATTCCAAGCCTCATCAACCGTTTCCACGTCCGTGCCGCCGAAGGGAGTGAAGGAATTGCGTCCTCCCAGTATTTTGGGGGCGATATAAATTAACCATTTGTTAATCAGTTTAGTACGCAAGAAAGATCCATTGATTTCGCTGCCGCCTTCTACCATAAGGTCGGTAATGCCTCTCTGATATAAAATGCTCATCAAGGCATGCAGGTCAAGTCCGTATTCAGCTTGAGGTACAAAAAGAATATCCAGCCCTCTTTGTTTCAATGCGCTCACTTTTTCAGGATCCGCACCCTCTCTCGTCGCAATCCAAGTCTGTGCTTCCGAACAATCGGCCACATGAGCCGTCACCGGTAAGCGCAGATTCGTATCGAGGATGATGCGGGTCGGCTGTTTCGAACGCTCCGGCAATCGCGCCGTTAGGCGGGGGTTGTCCGCCAGCACCGTCTGGATCCCCACCAGAATGCCATCGACTTCGCTGCGCAACTGATGCACTTCCTGTTGTACCTGTGCCCCCGTGATCCACTGCGAGTGCCCCGTATGCGCAGCCAATTTTCCATCCAGCGTCATAGCCACGTTAGAAATAACGAACGGGAGTTGTTTGGTCATGTTGTGCACATATCGCTCATTGAGCAATTCGGCTTCCGCTTCCAACACCCCCACATCCACTCGGATCCCGTGTTCCCTCAACAGTTGAATGCCGCGTCCCGCCATCAACGGATTCGGATCCTGCATGGCGACGACGACACGCGCGACCCCAGCGTTCTTAACCATTTCCGCGCAAGGAGCGGTTCCTCCGACCAGAGAACAAGGTTCAAGCGTTACGTATAACGTGGCGCCTTTCGTATGCTCGCCGGCCATGCGAAAGGCATGAACTTCGGCATGAGGTTCCCCCGCTTTCCGATGGACGCCCATACCGACGATTTGCCCTTCTTTGACAAGAATGGCGCCCACGACGGGATTAGGCGTCGTTTTTCCTTTGGCTGTGGCTGCCAAATCCAACGCCAGTTTCATAAAATGCTGATCATGATTCACCTGCCGCTCCATCCTTCCTGTTCGACGCTTCGGGTCGAGGTCTCGTAAAGGTGACCGGATTTGGCGATTTTCGTTCTCAAGTATCGCTTATTATGCTTCGTGGGAGCCCCCCAAATAGAGACGTGTTGATCGGTAAGAAGCCCTTGCTCTCGAAGGGATTGCAATTTTTTGGGATTGTTCGTAATCAGACTGACCGGCTTGCGACGCATGCTTCGAAGTACGCGAATCGCTTCATCGTAGGAGCGCTGATCGTCGTCGTAACCAAGCTCATTATTGGCTTCTACCGTGTCGTAGCCTTGTTCCTGCAATAGATAAGCAAGAGACTTTGAAAAAAGCCCGATACCGCGCCCCTCATGATTAGCTATGTAAAAAAGAGCCCCGCAACCGTTTTGGGCGATCATGTTCAAGGAACGTTGCATTTGATAGCCGCAGTCGCAGCGCTTGCTTCCGAAAATATCCCCGGTATGGCATATGCTGTGAAACCGGACCAACGCTTGATCGTTGTTAGCAAAGTCGCCATAAACGAGTACGGAAGATTGCTGAGAAGATGCAAAATCAATTTCAGACAGTACGTCGAGAATCTCTCCTTCCAGCGGAGGAATGGTGTTCAGATTTAACCATGTATACCATTGGAAAGTAACTTCTCGACCTTCCAGTTGAACCGGGAGCTGCACGGGGCCAACAAGAACGAGATTCGGGCCGTGGTCTTGTCTCAGGATCTTAATCTTTTCGGCCACCACATTTCTAGCTTGCATCGAAATCATTATTTCATCTCCTTTTCGTCAGTTTTGTTGAATCTTTGGACTTAGTCGTCCCTGCAACTGGACACCACCTTTCTGTCAATATGTTTGTTTAATGGGTTAAAATAAAAAATCCCCACATTCGTTGCCGAAAATGGGGATTTTGAAAAACGGGAATACCCTGAGAGAGGCACCCGGATTTCCAAACTATTCGGCAACTGGCTGGCATAGACTTTGCATTTCGCAACTTCCTTAGCCCCTGTAGCTTTGCGTCGCTAATTTTCATTAGCTTTGCCATTATCGGTTTTGCATTACAGCTACAATGATAATCTTTGCTTTCTATCATTGCAATCTATATTTTACATATATGCCACAGTTTGCCACGAGGCGAGTAACGACTCTGCCTCATGAACAACGGGAACAGCTCCTGATTGATCGCCTGCTGGCAGGAGTCCATTGCCCCAACGAAGATGGTTTACCGTTTTTGCAAGAGTTTATGCAGCACCTGTGTCGCGATCGGGTGAACGCCGTAAGATTGCAGCAATCTCCACGTAACGACGAGGATGGACCCGAGACCGTATGTTTTGCGCACGATCGATCCGCCGACCTGTCCGATCCAACCTTGGAAATACCCGGAGATCACTTCGCCGGACTCCGCAAGTCCGGGATTGCCGAATAGCGGAATCGAACGGCGGCCGCCTCCGATTTTATAATCCGTAAACGGCAGCACGTAATGCGGAATCAGCTCGTCGACCTCCCACCCCATCTCGGGCCGAAGCGGCACGCCTTCGAACCAAGCAACGTCGACAAAATTGAATGAAGAAGCGCGGGGCCAGCTCTCCCCTTCGGGCAAATGCCGGAACGTAAACTGGTCGCGATGGGTCAGCTGCTCTCCTTCCTCCGCCAAGAAAACGGCATATCCCCCTTGCCGTACGAATTGCAGTACGTTCTGGTCCAATCGATTGGTAAGAATGACCGCATCCGTCGACAGTTCCTCTTTCACGGCCGCTCCGTTCGCTTGCATACGCCGTACGAAATCGGAGGAAAGCCGATAAGGCGTCACCTCAAGACCTTGAATACTTTGTTTCGTCGGAGACACGGTTAATTCCTCTTCGTTGCCGGCCGTAAGTTCCGAACCGTTCCACAGCTCGATCCGGAATACGAAAGCGCGTGACGAATCAACTTCCGGCGCATGGAATTGGACCGCGCATTCCAGCCTGCAATGTACGCTTCCATCCAGCCGAACGGGAAATTCCCCGGATAACGCCGTACCCTCGATCTCCCAACGCGCGACCCCCTCGAACGTCAAGCCGTCATGATTGGAAACGATGACGTCCCATGCCTGGTTTTCCCCCGCCCACAGGTTGTGCTTCACGCCGTCGACCATAATTGTCAAGGCGCCGTTAAAATCTTTTAACCGTTCGAAACCGACTTTAGGATTCCGGAGATAATCCAACCATCCGTTCGTCTCCCACTCGATGTCCGTAAATTCCGTCACGACGTAACCGGCTACCAGCGGGCGCTTGCGCATTTCTTCAATGACCGATTTTACGGCCCGGAACATCCTCTGCTGCGAGGCGACAGCTAATGTTTCGTACGAATCGAACGCCCGGTTCAGGCCGAATTTGGCGAAGTTCGCTTCCGCCGTAACCGGTTTTTTATAATCTTCTTGATGGGACTCTTCCCCTTGATTCACGAACCACCACGGTTCCCGATTGCCGTAATGGTCCTTCAGCTTCTGCATACTCGGCAAGCCCCAAACCCCGAATTCCGAAACGATGATCGGTTGCCCGTTCGACCGGCGATCCCCTACAAAATTACGGTCCGGATCCCCTACGACGAATTCGTCCAGATCGCGCCTCCACGCATCGAGTTGGTCGGGACAAACGAAGTAGCGATGATGATCGTTAATATCCGTTTTCACATGCGCCCAGCCGCTGTTGTCGCAGAGCAGGCGCGTCGGGTCGTACGCCTTTAGTTCGTCGTACAATTCCTCCACATGCCTTTGCTTCGCAGGATCTCTGGCGAGATCCCACTCGAGCCCCCACTCCTCATTGTATAGAGACCAAATGATAATTGACGGACAATTATAATCGCGGTCCACCATAGCGAATAAATCGTTGCGAAACCGGCGGGCCCCTGCCGGCGTCCATTTCACGTAATTCGGCGGTTCCGCCCAAATGAGCATCCCCATACGGTCAGCCCAATATAAATATCGCGGAAGCTCCACTTTGATATGCTTGCGCAGCAAATTGAAGCCCATCTCCTTCGCAAGCTGGATCTCCCGTTGAATATATTCATCGGATGGAGCCGTGTAAATCGTGTCCGGGTAGAACGCTTGATCTAACGCACCGCGAATATACAGCGGCTTGCCGTTGAGGACAACCATGCCGTCCGCATACTCGACGCGCCTCATGCCGAACCGTTCCGTCTTAACGTCTATGCGTTCCCCGCCGTCCGCCATCTCGATCCGGAGCTCGTACAAAAACGGGTTTTCGGTATCCCACAGCACCGCGTTCGGAATCTCCACCTCGAAGCTGCCCTCAAGCGAAGCCCCCGCATCGATTCGTCCGCTCGCGATCGTCTCCCCGTTGCCCAGATGAGGGATTACGGCGTAATGAATCTCTCCCGCGCCGCCGTGCTTGGGCGTCCCGCCCAAACGATACTCGACGTTGATCGCGCTCTTGTCGATATCCGGGGTAATCCGAATACGGTCTAAATAAAGGGCTGAGCGTTCTTCCAAATAAACGTCTTGCCAAATCCCGCTCACCCGCGTATACCAGCTTCCTTGTTTCCCGATCGGAATGTCCGCGTTATCTTGCGGGTCGTATACGCGCACGGCGATCATTTGGTCGCCGCTGCTCGTCAAATAATCGGTCACGTCAAATTCGAAAGGCGTAAACCCACCCTCGTGTTCGCCGACGTACCGGCCGTTCACCCATACGCGGGTTGTATAATCAACGGCGTCGAAATGTACGTAAACTCGCTTCTTCTCGCTGCGATCCCCGATTTGGAACGTTCGCTTATACCAAGCGGCCCCGAAGTAGGCGAGATGTTCCTCGCTGCGCTGCCAAATATGGGGAACGGTCACCTCCATACCGCCTTCAGCTGCTTCTAGGTACCAACCGTTCGTTTCCCCTTCGTCTTTCGGATCCGTCGCAAAACGCCACTGCCCCGACAAGCTCCATTGCTTTCTCAAAGTTATCCTTCCACCTTAGCCCCGTTTATTTATCCCTTTATACCGGTCATTGTAATGCCTTTAATAATATGTTTTTGAAACAAAACGAACACCAAAATCGCCGGAACGCTGGCCAATACATTGGCGGCCATCGGCAACGTGAGCTCTTGGGCGTGACTGCCCTGAAAGAGCGGGATGCCGATCGGTAGCGTCATCATCTGTTCGGAGCTGATCGCAAGGAACGGCCACAGAAAGTTATTCCATGAGCTGATAAACGTAAATATGGCTAGCGCGGCTAACGCCGAACGGGATAGCGGTAT
The nucleotide sequence above comes from Paenibacillus sp.. Encoded proteins:
- a CDS encoding glycoside hydrolase family 2 protein, encoding MRKQWSLSGQWRFATDPKDEGETNGWYLEAAEGGMEVTVPHIWQRSEEHLAYFGAAWYKRTFQIGDRSEKKRVYVHFDAVDYTTRVWVNGRYVGEHEGGFTPFEFDVTDYLTSSGDQMIAVRVYDPQDNADIPIGKQGSWYTRVSGIWQDVYLEERSALYLDRIRITPDIDKSAINVEYRLGGTPKHGGAGEIHYAVIPHLGNGETIASGRIDAGASLEGSFEVEIPNAVLWDTENPFLYELRIEMADGGERIDVKTERFGMRRVEYADGMVVLNGKPLYIRGALDQAFYPDTIYTAPSDEYIQREIQLAKEMGFNLLRKHIKVELPRYLYWADRMGMLIWAEPPNYVKWTPAGARRFRNDLFAMVDRDYNCPSIIIWSLYNEEWGLEWDLARDPAKQRHVEELYDELKAYDPTRLLCDNSGWAHVKTDINDHHRYFVCPDQLDAWRRDLDEFVVGDPDRNFVGDRRSNGQPIIVSEFGVWGLPSMQKLKDHYGNREPWWFVNQGEESHQEDYKKPVTAEANFAKFGLNRAFDSYETLAVASQQRMFRAVKSVIEEMRKRPLVAGYVVTEFTDIEWETNGWLDYLRNPKVGFERLKDFNGALTIMVDGVKHNLWAGENQAWDVIVSNHDGLTFEGVARWEIEGTALSGEFPVRLDGSVHCRLECAVQFHAPEVDSSRAFVFRIELWNGSELTAGNEEELTVSPTKQSIQGLEVTPYRLSSDFVRRMQANGAAVKEELSTDAVILTNRLDQNVLQFVRQGGYAVFLAEEGEQLTHRDQFTFRHLPEGESWPRASSFNFVDVAWFEGVPLRPEMGWEVDELIPHYVLPFTDYKIGGGRRSIPLFGNPGLAESGEVISGYFQGWIGQVGGSIVRKTYGLGSILVVTWRLLQSYGVHPIATQVLHKLLQKR